Genomic segment of Salvia hispanica cultivar TCC Black 2014 chromosome 2, UniMelb_Shisp_WGS_1.0, whole genome shotgun sequence:
ATTCTCCATTGTTGTCTTCGGTAATTACTCAGTTACATTGATGTTTATTACACAGTCGCGATTTCAACTGCTATGTAGGCTAAATATGGTTTCTggcaacaaaaaaattggcaGGCAATAGGATCTCTACACAAACTGGTATTGGTACCGGAATAGCCATAGCCGGAGTTGCAATTTATTCACTCATCAAGGCTAACATGGAGGAGGAGAAACGGGTAAGCTAAATATTTCCACACAACAGAGAGAAAGATCACAAAGGCTTATGATCTATGTGTGTAATTTTCAGAAGGCAGCTCAACAGCATGAATCATAAGGGCTCCAAAACCATTTCTAAATCAGCTGAATACACATGCAATTGCAAGCAATAAAGGAAATGGCAGGAAATGAGATAACAGGTCAAGAAACACTGGAGTTTGGAGCTGCTAAGCCTTTATCGAATGATAAAACAGAGTTTTCAATCCAATTTTGTATCATACTTCTGAATGCTTCCTGCTACATTATTTAGTTTTCTCACACATGTCACAGATCCCAGATGTATGCTGGTTCAAATGTGTTACAGTGTTGCGTATTGACAACTTTCTGACATGAGATCTTCTCCTATGAATTTGAAACAACTAAAACCTAGGTGTCTTAATGATGAAAAACTACAGATAAGTAAGGGTTCAGATTATATATGTGGAATACTTAATCACCAGCATCTTCAGCAAACTATAtaccaaatcaaaattgagaaaatagtAGCAGGACTTCAACATCTGATCACTGTATTGCAAGATAGGTATAACTGCcatttgattattatttaaagtaacTCGTGTTTCTGAACTCTgcgaaataaattaatctgaCCAATAAACCAAAAGCATTCACTACAGAGCATCTTCTGTCGATAAGATGCACATTTGTGCTAATGATTCTTAGAACCTTACATATATGAATCCATGTTGTACTCTAATTCAAACAGCATGTTACGACGGATTTCTGTACCCATTCGAATTTTGAACTGTTGGGCAAGAGTTTCCACCTTGTCATCAGACTTGTAATTCATCTCTCTAACACAGCGCCTCCGAATCTTTTTCAGCATTTCCTTTGATGGTTCAAATCCTCCATTTATCTGCTTAAAAGGTTTTAATTCCAGATGAGAGTCAGATTTATTAATGGAAGGGTGAAAtccaatttgaaatatatcGACATAGAAGATTACCATGTCATCAACAGAAGCCAAAGCAGCTTTTAGATCCCGTACAACTAGATGGGCGTCAACAAGTAGAGAATATGTAGTCAGATTTGGTTTCACGCCTAATCCAGTGAAATGCTCAAATACTCTTACAGCTTCATCTCTCTGAGACATAAAAAGtcgttttattattcaaatgaATGATACTGATAATATAATGTGTGCATTTAAATCAAGTATTCCTCCTCATCCAGGCAGAAATATGGGCGTACTGTGTCAGCTCAAAAATGCTGAAACCATTTTAGCACAAATTTCATGCCTTGTACTAGTATCCTTGctaaaaagtttaaaatataGTTGTATAAACAATGTGGAATGATCatacatttttctaaaacagGTACAGGTAGCAACATGGTAGATTTTAGAAAGTACATATAGTAGATCAGAAGCTAATGGGAGCAACCAGTGAATATAGACATGTATATTATGGGTTATTAAGTGAAATGCCAGGTGAGGAAGAGTGCCATGTTGGTGTAATGCaaagttgaaaataaataagagtgaCACAGGTAAATGTGTGTGAGTTACCTTGCCCAGCTTCCCAAAGGCACATAAGAGTGCATTGTATGAATGGATGTCAGGGGTCAACCCAAAAGTGGCATCAATAGCAGCAAAGGTCTGGTAAGCACGATCAATATCCCAGATGTTTGCACTGCCAAGAATGATACAGTTTAGAGCAGCAATAGACTTGTATGGAGGATCGGATCGGCCTAAATTCTCAAGCTGGTGATAAACCTGAGCAAACACATAGAGAAAATTTAGTCATTCACAACACATTGGTAAAGCAATACATGATTTACTCTTTTGAGTCTCATTTCTAGTATTTGCATCCAATGCACTAAGCAAACAAGGCTTGTCTGTCACAAAGAGTGACACATGATGGTTCACAAGTACTAAGCAAGGCCAAAAAAGCAGCATGCATTAATTATGTAATCCAGGATGCtgataatataatttcataaagGGTAACAACCTACAAATTTCTACAAAACTTAATTTGAATGCTCATTAGTTACCATATAGGCAGATACTTTGCATGTTTTACTCCAAAGGCAAATTACTTTTAGTGAATGGAGACAAGAATATTGCCAGCACATAAAACTGTCAACAATTGGCATGAGCGCCTCCAAGCAGGAATAACTATTGAGACCACCTTTACAATCAAAACTCAAGATTTCTGATTAACTTTAGATCAGCTGAATTTCAGCATACCTagcaaattaaatatgataacaTTAGCAATTTTTAGAACTTAGATTTAAATCTATTCATTTCACTGTTCATTGAGAAGATACGGGAAAAAACAGTATCAAGTAACTTGTCAAAAAAGGATTGCCAGTAACTCTAACATATCCAAATGCATCGTGATGACATCAAGATCAACCATATGGTAGTCCACTAAAGGAACAGTTTACCACAGAATTGAGGATAATGATTCTTGTAGCAATAGACAGGCACTAGAGGCACCTATGCGGAGGAACTTACCATATCCAAAGTTCTGAAACCTTTCTTCGAGCATGCATTGACCAGaggatttaaggaatggaaTGGCGAGAAAAGATCTTCTACATCTTCTCTGTCAGAATTTTTATAAGCAATCTCGAACTCATGCAGTGTACTAAACGCCTTTTGTAAATTCCCCAAATTAGCATGAGCATATAATTTCCCGATGTAAGATTCAGGACTAGGAACCTTCTTTTGGCGCAATGAGCGTTTCAGAACAGCCCATGAACCATCCACAAGTCTAGAATTGCATGTTCTACCAGCAGTTCCAAGGGCAGAAAGGACTAGACCTTCATTGACAGAAAGAAGCACAGGCGGCCTGGCAATTTCACCTCTAGCAATCCATTTGGCCATGAACTCAAGAGCATAATACGTCAAATCACTGTTATCTAATTGAACTGAAACATCTGCAATAGAATTGCATGTCCTCCAAGGAGGGCATAAGGATTTATTCTGATCCATTTTCTGATATCCATAAAATCACAGTCAGCAATGAACTTAGGTGTTCAGATAAAATGGACTTATGAATAGCCAGTGAAATAAATGTACCTTGCATCTCTCTATAAGCGATACCAAGGTATCTAGCCTCCCGttattaataaaactatgAACACAACGAGAAAATGCATTTATTGACAACATGTATCCAGATGTCAATGCCAAATCTATGTACTTCAGAGCACGATTTATTTGGTTTGTAGAAAGAAGCGTGGTAATAACCAAGTCATACGACTCATCATCGGGCAAAGAATCCTTGCATTCAGGCCCTCTCTGGAGCATCCTGACATAAATACGGTAAAGATTCACCTATCAAACAATAACTCTACAAGTAACTAATTGTCATATttgacaagaaaaaaaatctcatgAAGTAACTACCCAAGATATTCATATTAACTAACTTCCTGAAATTAGAATGTGGATTAGTTAATAAACACTCTCAGAAAACTAAACCACAAAAAACTGTGGCAATTAAAGAAACAGTAACAGACAAAGAAAGCATAGGATATCAATAAATAGAAACATATCATGATTCATGACCCCTTCATCTAACATTTTCGTTCATTTTGCAGTTCTATTTTCACTGAGAACATTCTTCTGGCACATAACCTAACATCAACTCAGAGAGCCAAAATATACCAATGAGCACATCCATATCGAGTTTATTAtcattaaaaagttaaaaacgTGAACGGGTTCTACCTAAATGTGGCCTAGGCAAAGCTTGTCCATTTAATTCAGACTGGGAGTGTTAACAAAAGATAGTGCTTTTCTCTTGAtaatcaacataaaaaaagTCAACAACTTCAATAATTAAGAGCGTAAAGTCGAAACCTTTCAATCAATTTCTCGGATGCTAACGATTCATCGGCCTGCTGCATAGCCTTGAGCACTAGATTGAACGAGGCTGTGTTAGGGTCTATCTCATAATCATTCATTTTCTCGACAAGATCGATCAGCTGCCCCGTAGACGCCCCCATCATCAAATTCGCCCTCAAATAGTGATTGTAAAGATCCACGCCAGGCTTGTTCGGCTTCCCGCTGTTGTCCAACGACTTAATCCAAAGCTCAAACAGCTGCTTCAGGTCCCCCCATCGCTGCTCCGTCGTCCATTTCGCGAACTGATCCATCAAGCCGTTCGCGTCCAGCGTCGCTAGGGATTGCACTAGCCCCTGGCCGCCTAAGCTGAGGAACCCGAGGCTGGGGAGCACCGCCGCCGCGTCGGCGCCGGGAGAGGTTGAGGAGGTAGCGTTCCGCCAGTTTTCGCTGTATAAGGGGCTTCCGGAGGCAGGGTTCGGCGGAAGAGGAGCCTGGGGCGGCTCAACGCCCGCCAGCTGCGCCTCCTGGCGGAGGTAAGTGGAGGTGGAGACGAACCTGAGATTGAGCTGCCGCATCGACGGCATTGATCTCGCTAGACATCGAATCGGCGGCATTGTTGGAGCGTAGAGATTTGATCGACGAGAGAAGTGATTGAGCTCAGTGtgtaatttttcaatttcaaggTTGGAGATGATGATTGATGAAGCTCCGCCATTCTTGCGAGCCCTAGCTAGGGCTTTTGGGGGGTTTTTACCACCGGGGCATATTcgtcatttaattaaataataaaaataatcggTTTAAGAAAATGGAAGTTTATGTAATTAAATCTTAGCGCTCTGAAAATCCAAGCAACGTAGACTCCGATgaccaccgccaccgccaccgccttGCTCCTCCCATCGCCACAATTCCGGCGCTGTTCAAGTACAACTCGTCTATGCACCAAAACCACCTTATTCCCCCTCTATCCTCCCTCTCTCCTCACCACCCGCCACTTGAGGCGCTCTTGCATAATTTCATCTTTGAAGGTGCGAATTTAACACAACCCAACTGATTACGGGGCTGCCTTTTTCTGAATAAAGTTTTTGTGTTTACAGGATAAAATCGGTGGTATTCAGAAAACATGGAACGAATTAAGTAGCTTGAATCACTGGGTTGTTAGAGATTATTACAGACTTGTGAATTCCGTGAATGCGCTCGAACCTCACATTCAGAAACTTTCAGATGAGCAggttctctcactctctctctccgtTTGTCCCACGCTAATGCGCAccttatttcatttctataaatttgGATGAGTTTTCTTGTCTTTGTTATCCTAGCTGAGGGCGAAGACAGAGGAATTTCGCCAGCGGTTGAAGCAGGGTGCGACTCTAGCTGATATTCAAGCTGGTATAATATATTTAGCTCTCTATCTCTAATGTGATAAGCCATTGACTTATTAGGTCGTTCTGTTTTAACAagttcaatttattttcatctcGTCATGCATTTTCTTGTAGAGGCTTTTGCTGTAGTTCGTGAAGCAGCAAAAAGGAAGCTTGGAATGCGGCATTTTGATGTTCAGGTTTGCTTTACGTAAAGCTGTAAGcaatattgttaattttggAGACATTATTGGTTTCTTGATCTTAGAGAACAAGAATTTGGTTACACCATCTTTGCTGCGATcaagaaaaagtgaaatgaaagGAAGATTAGTTTTAGTATTTGAGCATtatattccttttttgttaTATAGCTGTGGCTGTTGTGACATGTAAGGTGTTGTGCTGTCAATGTTGGAAACACCCTTCCCTTTGTTCATTCTCTAATCATGAATGCAATAGTTGAGTTTCTTACACTTTTGGTACTTTAGTTTATAGAATCTAGAATATTTAAGGTCCGTTGGATGTTGTGTGAGATTGATATTAAAACCAACATAAGTCAGGCTTTTCTGGAATTTTATGTTATCTTATATTACAGATAATTGGTGGAGCTGTGCTTCATGATGGCTCGATTGCAGAAATGAAAACTGGGGAAGGGAAGACCTTAGTGTCCACTTTAGCAGCTTATCTTAATGCTCTGAGTGGGGAGGGCGTCCATGGTACGctgtttcttgttttcttatgGATATGAAAATGCTATGTGATAATTGTAGAAGCTGGCCAAAGTAGACTACCATTGTTGGTTTTGGATGATCAATGTATCAGTCGTTAAATATGTATGTTTTATCATTGGTTTTGAACGATGAAAGTGTTGTTAGTTGAATATAAATTGTAGTTTTTGCAATATCTCTGCACATTTTTATTACATGGTTGAATTCTGTCATGAATACATAAACTGTTTGGGAATTTTCATGCGACTTGTTAGAGTTTAGTGCTTTATGGGTCCCTTTCTCAACATGGTACTTTCCATGCACCTTGGGAATGCATAAACTGTTTGGGAATTTTCATGCGCCTTGTTAGAGTATAGTGCTTTATGGGTCCCTTTCTCAACATGGTTTTTTCCATGGCAGTGGTTACTGTAAATGATTACCTCGCCCAGCGTGATGCTGAATGGATGGGCCGCGTGCATCGATTCCTAGGCCTCTCAGTTGGACTTATTCAAGTAATTTTCTTCTAGCTCAACTCTTTGGATCCCGGGCTTTCTTGCTGAAAACATATCATATAACAGCTTATCTCTAAGAAGTACACTTcagttttaagttttaacatGATCTTGGGACCTGTTGAATTTTACTCAATTCCTCAATTACACTATGTAAGTAAGAATCAAGTGGATTAAGCCAAAATAAGACATCAACAGGAAAGTTTATATACATTCCCAATGGTTCAATATCTTGTAAGAAGCACACATATTCGAAAGAAAAAATTTGGGTCTCAAATATGTCAAAAGTGAAGGACTACTGCAGTCTATCCACAGTCAGCTGTGGGATTTACTATTGTTAAGATTTGTCATGCTTTCCTGTATCCTTGAGATCATAAACAAGGAAGaacacattttaatatattgaatataCATGCACCAAAAGTGAGGACTTGAAGTTTGTCCTGGGATATACGGAGGTCTGATTTGCAAATGCTGATGTTTCGAGCATGTCTATATCGTATAATGTTACTTTTGATGCAGAGAGACATGAAAAATCAGGAGCGAAGATCTAATTATAGATGCGACATTACATACACCAATAATACGGTAAGTCAATCACACCAAGAAATACTTCTACTTACATCATTtctatataggagtattttgtCCACAGTATTGATTGGTTTTCACTGGCAGTTTACTTGAAGTTCACCTCCTTACTGCCCTAATCAATGCCCAATTTCCTTCTATATGGCCACAGGAACTTGGTTTTGACTACTTGCGAGATAATCTTGCTGGAAGCAGTGAACAACTTGTAATGAGATGGTAACCCTTCAGCCTTCCATTCGCATGTCCTAATTGTTTTCCTTTGACCAACTATTATATTGATGAACAGGCCAAAGCCCTTTCATTTTGGTGTAGTTGATGAAGTTGATTCTGTCCTTATTGATGAAGGACGCAATCCTTTGTTGATAAGCGGACAGGTAAATTTGCATGTTTTTGTCAAATGGCACAAGTATCAAATCTGTTTATTCCAAGCAGTAATTCTTCccaaaagaaacataaaacgaaataatttttctttcagGCGGTAATATGTCTTATTAGATTCCAGTGTATAACTATATCTTTGTAAAATTGCTTTAATGCCCaggtttttaatttgtttttgttttgtttttgcaaGGCTAGTCAAGATGCTGTACGATTTCCAGTTGCTGCTAGAATAGCTGATTTGCTAATACGTGGTCTGGTGAGTCTCTGTTTTTACCTTTACCATTCATACACCTCAAAGATTATTTCCCCTTTTTGTTCAAAAATGAACACTCACGGCCTGATACAGAGTActtaatttgataatatgtGCTTAATCGACAGCATTACAATGTTGAACTTAAGGATAACTCAGTGGAACTTACTGAGGAAGGAATATTACTGGCTGAGACAGCTCTGGATACAAATGACTTATGGGATGAGAATGATCCATGGGCCAGGTGAATGATCAAACCAGTTATCTCTTTGTAGTCATCGTTATCGTGCCTCGATGGGGTcctgaattttgtttttcatgcATTGACTAGATAATACCATAGGCACTGTTCTTTTTCATTGTAACTTTTCTACCATCTATATTCATGAATAGTTCATTTAATATGGCAGGTTTGTTTTGAATGCATTAAGAGCCAAAGAATTCTACCGGAGAGATGTTCAATACATAATTCGGAACGGAAAGGCTCTTATAATCAATGAGGTATGTCCTAGTTGCTCCTGCTTCTTCATATTTGTACATGATTGGGTCATTGAGAGAAGGGATCTGTCCTAGTTCAGTTATTGCATCAGTTTACCTGTATGAAAACTATCTGATAGTGTTTAACCTAACTGAATATCCTCTCAAGTCACATCATATAGCAAAAACATGTATTTTTGGTACTCATCATTAGGGTTTCATGAATATACAAAAAGTTATGATCAGCTCAACAATTGGACTCATGATgagaattttcttatataataTGCCTTAGGCATATGTTGGTTCAACTAACCGGTAGGAGATTGGGGCATGGTGTTTTGTAATTTTGCAATTGTTCTGTTACTTAATGTTACTGTTTCTGCTTTGCGTTTACTGAAGATATAAACACTTCCTGAGGCATTTTCTTGTTGAATAACCTATTAAGGTTCTTTGATATGCAAATGTGGTATTGTTCTTGCACTGCAGTTGACTGGTAGAGTGGAAGAGAAAAGGCGGTGGTCTGACGGCATCCATCAGGCAGTGGAGGCCAAAGAAGGACTGAAAATTCAGGTGTTGTAGTTGCTCTAGCTTTCTAGGCCATCTTGTTGAGAGTTTGGTTTACCTTTCCGAAATTGTGTAATGGAACTTCCTGAAATTTGTTAGGCCGATTCTGTTGTTGTGGCCCAAATCACTTACCAATCATTGTTCAAGTTATACCCCAAGCTCTCAGGGATGACTGGGACTGCAAAAACTGAGGTTAGTGCTTCTTACACATATTACTTTATGATATATTGGAGTATCTAGTCTTTGTAAAATTCTATTTGTTGCAGGAGAGGgaattcttgaaaattttccaaatgCCAGTTATTGAGGTTCCTACGAATATGTTGAGTATTAGAGAAGATCTACCCATCATGGCCTTTGCAGTAAGTTTTTGAACTCTGTTAAAATTCTTTTACTGTAGTAGAGGCCATCAATTCACTTCGTCATATTTGAGTGTTAGACTGCTCGAGGGAAATGGAATTATGTTCGTGCTGAAATTGAGTATATGTTTGGGCTAGGCCGGCCGGTGTTGGTTGGGACAACCAGGTACATCTATCTCTTTTTCTGCTGTATaaccaaatcatcaaaattGATCCAGGTGAAGATTTTAAGCTGAGATATGGCCAACCCTGATGATGCTCCTGAACACATCTCATGCCATTACTTTTCAATTGTGGAAAAATCTTTGAGATGCATaagttattatttaatatttttatcatagaTATCAGAGATCCGCAATGGAGCGCATATTCGATACAATGCTTgtccatttttatttacttaagcTCAACATATTTGACCATGGCTTTTGATTTCTAATGCAGTGTTGAAAATTCTGAGCATCTTTCTGCTTTACTGAGGGAGATAAAAATCCCCCATAACATCCTTAATGCTCGACCAAAGGTGCATATATACCATGATAATTTGGGAAACTTCAAATTTTGGTCTCCTATTTGCATATCTTAAATCTGTGGGCTTTTACAACTTATCTTTTACAGTATGCTGCTAGAGAAGCTGAGATTGTCGCCCAGGCTGGTCGAAAATATGCAATCACTCTATCAACAAATATGGCTGGCAGGGGTACTGATATTATCCTAGGAGGAAATCCGAAGGTAGATCCTGCTTTTGATGTTCTGATCCACGGTGTAGTATGCAATCATTTTTGGGATGAAACTTGAGACCTTTGCTTCTTGTTCCCTTTCATCAAATGTTTTGTGATTGCAGAAAGCATGATGGTTTCAATGAAGAGTTCACAATTGCATTGTCTTATTGTCAGATGCTTTCAAGAGAAATTTTGGAGGACAATTTACTTTCGACTCTCTCAGACAATGTTCCTGATGTTGAAATTGACTCGGGGCTAACTTCTGGACAGGTGATAACTGATTCTAGCAAGACAAAAAGGACATAATGACTTTAATATTAGGCCTAAGTGTTTTTTCAGTGCAGATCTTATCTAAGGTGAAGGTTGGACCATCATCTTTGGGCTTGCTAGCTAAGGCTGTTCTTATGTGTTagtatcttctttttttcttaattttttttaataagaaacTGTGTATAGTTgcaagagaaaaaagaaaatgtgcaTGTGGAGGATTAGACTGAGTTTTAATTGTGAGTATCTGCCTTTTCTCTTATTTCACTATTACTacttaactttattttttgtttaatattcaGCTAAATATGTTTGCAAAAGTGAGGGTAAGAAGTTGAGTTACGACGAggcaagaaaaataatttctgaGTCCATCGAGATGAGCCAGTCAGTGGGATCAGTGGAGTTGCTGAAGCTTGTTGATGAGGAGACAGAGATGTACCCTCTTGGCCCATGTATAGCACTTGCTTATCTATCAGTTCTAAAGGACTGTGAATCTCACTGTTCTTCTGAAGGGTTAGAGGTGAAAAATCTTGGAGGTCTTCATGTGATAGGAACTTCTCTGCACGAGTCTAGGAGGATTGATAACCAGGTAACTTTGTTGATGTGTTTGAGTTTTAGGCagcaatttatattattggaaATGAAAGTGATTTTTCGCCTGTTTGTGACTGGTCAAGTGTAGTAGAGAAATTTTCTGAGGTTTTACAGAAAAGGGTGAAATAGTATTTGGTGTATTTGTTTCCCTTTTACTTATCATCACagtttattgttttttttttttttggcgtTGCAATGGATGTGTAATATAATCTGCTTGTCTAGCTCCGAGGCAGAGCAGGGAGGCAGGGGGATCCTGGATCAACACGGTTTGTAGTGAGGTATGATCAAGtatatttgttgtttgtttGTAACTTCGTAGTTATTCAATACATATACTGCATTTGAACTGTGACATGGAGACTGACTATATCATGTGATCCTTGGATTGAAATTGCATTTGTCTATGCACTCTCTCTTTTACAGTAATATATTTCTAGAATTTATTTAGTATCTCTCTGTATGAGTTGAAATGATGTCTCAGATTCTATATATCCTCCCAAGTTCACATTGCTACCAATCATATAATGGaaagagaaatttaaaatttccaaCTAAAGATAGGGATGGTGGCAGTGTATTTTCTGGCAAACACTTGAATATATATCTACGTTAACTTCCTTGATCTAAGTACTGAAATATTCTGGTCGTGTTACAT
This window contains:
- the LOC125203334 gene encoding pentatricopeptide repeat-containing protein At1g26460, mitochondrial, with product MPPIRCLARSMPSMRQLNLRFVSTSTYLRQEAQLAGVEPPQAPLPPNPASGSPLYSENWRNATSSTSPGADAAAVLPSLGFLSLGGQGLVQSLATLDANGLMDQFAKWTTEQRWGDLKQLFELWIKSLDNSGKPNKPGVDLYNHYLRANLMMGASTGQLIDLVEKMNDYEIDPNTASFNLVLKAMQQADESLASEKLIERMLQRGPECKDSLPDDESYDLVITTLLSTNQINRALKYIDLALTSGYMLSINAFSRCVHSFINNGRLDTLVSLIERCKKMDQNKSLCPPWRTCNSIADVSVQLDNSDLTYYALEFMAKWIARGEIARPPVLLSVNEGLVLSALGTAGRTCNSRLVDGSWAVLKRSLRQKKVPSPESYIGKLYAHANLGNLQKAFSTLHEFEIAYKNSDREDVEDLFSPFHSLNPLVNACSKKGFRTLDMVYHQLENLGRSDPPYKSIAALNCIILGSANIWDIDRAYQTFAAIDATFGLTPDIHSYNALLCAFGKLGKRDEAVRVFEHFTGLGVKPNLTTYSLLVDAHLVVRDLKAALASVDDMINGGFEPSKEMLKKIRRRCVREMNYKSDDKVETLAQQFKIRMGTEIRRNMLFELEYNMDSYM
- the LOC125203333 gene encoding protein translocase subunit SECA2, chloroplastic, with translation MTTATATALLLPSPQFRRCSSTTRLCTKTTLFPLYPPSLLTTRHLRRSCIISSLKDKIGGIQKTWNELSSLNHWVVRDYYRLVNSVNALEPHIQKLSDEQLRAKTEEFRQRLKQGATLADIQAEAFAVVREAAKRKLGMRHFDVQIIGGAVLHDGSIAEMKTGEGKTLVSTLAAYLNALSGEGVHVVTVNDYLAQRDAEWMGRVHRFLGLSVGLIQRDMKNQERRSNYRCDITYTNNTELGFDYLRDNLAGSSEQLVMRWPKPFHFGVVDEVDSVLIDEGRNPLLISGQASQDAVRFPVAARIADLLIRGLHYNVELKDNSVELTEEGILLAETALDTNDLWDENDPWARFVLNALRAKEFYRRDVQYIIRNGKALIINELTGRVEEKRRWSDGIHQAVEAKEGLKIQADSVVVAQITYQSLFKLYPKLSGMTGTAKTEEREFLKIFQMPVIEVPTNMLSIREDLPIMAFATARGKWNYVRAEIEYMFGLGRPVLVGTTSVENSEHLSALLREIKIPHNILNARPKYAAREAEIVAQAGRKYAITLSTNMAGRGTDIILGGNPKMLSREILEDNLLSTLSDNVPDVEIDSGLTSGQILSKVKVGPSSLGLLAKAVLMSKYVCKSEGKKLSYDEARKIISESIEMSQSVGSVELLKLVDEETEMYPLGPCIALAYLSVLKDCESHCSSEGLEVKNLGGLHVIGTSLHESRRIDNQLRGRAGRQGDPGSTRFVVSLQDDMFQKFNFDTEWAVKLISRLTDDDDVPIVGHSIMKQLTNLQVSAEKYFFSIRKNLIEFDEVLEVQRKHVYDLRQLILSGDSDSCSQHIFQYMQAVVSEIILKNVDPTKHPRSWKLGKILKEFVGISRDVLNDSFAGITEENLLYSLAEVHGLSSVDIDEFHLPNLPRPPNSFRGIRMKSSSFKRWLTICSDDSVKDGKFRSSINLLCKYLGDFLIASYLDIIQDSGYNSGYVKEIERAVLVKTLDSFWKDHLVNMNKLNSAVNLRYFGHRNPLEEYKIDGCRFFISMLSATRRVTVESLLRYWSSPMESEELVLR